In Thermospira aquatica, the following proteins share a genomic window:
- a CDS encoding FlgD immunoglobulin-like domain containing protein, which translates to MKSHRILFPLILWLGALPGWAEYFFTTFNAAENTIFQYNFLYSPQMGVHNVGNNYATAFNTSTLRITGQGNTAAYYNELYGFFVRKTNVIYTATKERPIGFELTRTFCRLDPDRGIQAESGRMREAFHLMWVQHDPAVDTVGEFLSNFVHFSELMRPQLGTNDGFPSEPNILPRSFWASDLAFTRSSAYSFSNLTPPNGGGSHDLSALFLWGYDDNYGLGIYEGNTGSINWPYFNNNNVVRFRVTIDGEYAYFYVNPNPTGVGKTDYDGTPRAAGYYSNQFYLVGKVAVNFSNNLIPMFGVSDNRPDGEMLSYYVDDMTIRTIAASNVAEISPVMTRAGTTNALRIAIHPWFSTVNEAGVQEVYVDLPQSYLSYTNWTAFTNQVGVFWAQTNGQTIYRTFNRQWADVNPAGGTVAISVKENGKRLKIRFNAAATPDVFHPNYSGFGGSIATTHQYMIYIVVSNFSTPAGADIAGKTIEVYVNNEKYQDTTWANNATTGPAKAYAGNVTAFSGFMADNNTLSFSTANDPVGVAAIRPNFTYEGESKTWFVDVAAKDASESADNNADIVQVEIYLPPGFEAQPGSFSSERLTNTSSIAYDTALRRISVYYTNENKYLIAGSGIDTIRFNNISTTNLDTIPPAGTNQISNSILVVSYAALPGTKPVTNVTSLSYPLQSFLIRKKPPKMQGAMLPTEVSNTLVSNQYAYLIQNKAENTGNNIRRLLVRLDRIFTNVVGVVADRPAVITFSYNITNNNITNTEGYWWILVDYAAASTNVVKGESATVTFWAYDTAPSLANDLYATNISYADNFNGDGWVAATEEPTTGWVTKFYTPPANVRSYIVEPLNEDGILDASYNHHRYTDREDSFLVRLRIKNWGEPENSIYKVRVTLPDGITNIDSVSSLRIGPSQMRTYTTNGGQNVVAEFFYTNSPIPPTEVDDLLLWIRDDIHAPVTKTIQVEAANTTNYALGGLEGADNLDLRFIYPKPAAEGYVIVPDGFIDAATNEATIYYAISNTGLHENQIKELYLWINTNYITNVQFLSSSLGGTYTGFVPDTPPYYRFQVQYYTTFYGASNELLTFKVFDNVENRAEFPIYFSVSNLRMWSNQLPAPPTQTQNVKMIPPPVFYAYGIERTVAFKAVSLGETNTLTVRLRVTNLGWGSNKLHKLRLWIPFGLTNQLQQVSNALLERTNEPAGPVKLVASNLIEISYIDGGQELLAGNADDTYLTFGVFTNQSITGHFVLAVANNSLDEGGQYQWTNYWTNVAVLSATNIFTLVDPARFYIQPTVIATPATSTILSNRIENGVEAFGRKIRRVELTYDDNFITNVEVLNAGSGGLATVIGGTNVRVDYTPALDPNAGRWIVVRVYDRWLEGDTNMLVTAKVWYEADPLGGGEPALIKEGYTNLVDFKNPAASAQGYVTPSIVWQDFLATNYTLFITNTGDTGNDIKWVRIVPPSFITGMSAGVSTKGAVVFVYPSVIDVYYTNVSFAPGEVDTISWQASDNISNTEVSEVWDLYVNNTLQDTLFQSVGVLPGYSQILTIRRPAYQVNYYVEFTNSINTSQRNRMYATEETNSVKIFINNTGSTGNDIVAVRIPIPSIYDPTTAPDNLFITNDMTVTSLKGTVALSNDSVWVNYSSNPILPMDGDEVLITLRDRIDHYETNLTWTLQANLNTTADQYKDASVQVGQSATAFYVMPSPQAMATLLPSEIYLERRSFWLSLVVSNTGRGTSDIDQVQITLPSVLQSDFDITKVSNTVASSTNYSSGVLTLSYSPPIVPGAKDTIYLLVTNTASSVNDDVTLTVTVRNFVKTGPASGNTVLSLSTLPTYYVYVNQSEANRTVDTTTMTNIFSINIDNSVNTSLRVGRIRVAFPTNWFTNGDAYGSERYITNTAHITGHPTNIIAEYALDGRKIVSGDYDVLNFRLWDNLRIGSFTNYVEVYVDDGLAIEESERWIKLPVAGGKTNQFIFEMPPTETAQSMTTTTIYVDTEVTNTTIRLTNRATTDNPVSMARIVLPMGITNIDSLFSTKGTATYEATTHRIVVDYRPAFLETNQMDEITFTFSNLYRVPTNVGFYVDTANLTNESEMLFTVAPGINGSVSLLKINYPLVAVEGGFYGDNRIYLIDTNATLIYRVLNRTFESVVTQVVITFEKDITNYFSEISLANTIATVTRPDTNTNQFILSYTTADGIRQGYYEDLVFTLRYNLSNTDVIPITTRVWLEKTGPNGTNVNALKVLASSAEVNLLFITNANWGVVRGSVFPTNRTVNVKIYAPESSTPSLDINGQVLSTSSRVPEGTYVIRKIPGGTYDIEFSAPYYRSQRYRTNIQPNVITEIPQIPMRNAPLLGGEDEAQVVECYEETNSFIVFPGGSVGKEFSVDITRVPLTAEQKRNLTENKAVKAPSTTENMYGYRFALNTRDDKPMDGAIVKRDAILYLAYDPVDIASRGWSEQDLAIYYWDDNGLNPRWVRIGGEVDTTAKRVVARVSYVHSIYGVFSRAGEERPGIITAVTLRPKVFTPSRSGDGYYGSIRVTIEFREAVKRYEVKIFDLKGNLIRRFIREDGPYTQGEIAWDGKDTEGYDVKNGVYVYKIYAGGETYSGTLVIAR; encoded by the coding sequence ATGAAATCGCATCGCATTCTTTTCCCCCTGATTCTATGGCTGGGAGCTCTTCCCGGATGGGCAGAGTATTTCTTCACGACGTTTAACGCAGCGGAGAATACTATCTTCCAGTACAATTTTTTGTACTCGCCCCAGATGGGAGTGCACAATGTGGGAAACAACTACGCTACGGCTTTTAATACAAGTACCCTTAGGATTACCGGTCAAGGGAACACGGCAGCATACTATAATGAGCTTTACGGTTTTTTTGTCCGCAAAACCAATGTAATATATACCGCAACCAAGGAAAGACCCATAGGTTTTGAATTGACGAGGACGTTTTGTCGACTGGACCCAGATAGAGGGATTCAGGCCGAGTCAGGACGTATGCGTGAAGCGTTTCACCTCATGTGGGTCCAGCACGATCCTGCGGTTGATACTGTTGGAGAATTTCTTTCCAATTTTGTCCATTTCTCCGAACTTATGCGCCCTCAACTTGGGACCAATGACGGTTTTCCCAGTGAACCAAATATTCTTCCCCGGTCATTCTGGGCATCTGACCTCGCCTTTACGAGAAGCTCTGCATACTCCTTTTCAAATCTTACCCCTCCAAATGGGGGAGGAAGCCACGATCTCTCGGCCCTTTTCCTGTGGGGATATGATGATAATTATGGGTTGGGGATTTACGAAGGAAATACGGGTTCTATTAATTGGCCCTACTTTAATAACAACAATGTTGTACGTTTCCGTGTCACAATCGATGGAGAGTATGCCTACTTTTATGTGAATCCTAATCCTACCGGGGTAGGTAAGACAGACTATGATGGTACTCCTCGTGCAGCGGGATACTATTCCAACCAGTTCTATTTGGTGGGGAAGGTAGCAGTGAATTTCTCCAATAACCTTATCCCCATGTTTGGTGTTTCAGATAATCGTCCTGATGGAGAGATGCTTTCTTACTATGTGGATGACATGACGATCCGCACCATTGCGGCAAGCAACGTCGCTGAGATTTCGCCTGTCATGACCAGAGCAGGGACAACGAATGCCCTGCGGATAGCCATCCATCCCTGGTTTTCGACCGTAAACGAAGCGGGAGTGCAGGAGGTGTATGTTGATTTACCGCAGAGCTATCTTAGCTATACCAACTGGACAGCCTTTACCAATCAGGTGGGAGTGTTCTGGGCACAAACCAATGGGCAGACCATCTATCGTACTTTTAATCGACAATGGGCAGATGTCAATCCTGCAGGAGGGACGGTAGCGATCTCTGTAAAAGAGAATGGCAAACGACTCAAGATCCGCTTTAATGCCGCAGCAACTCCCGATGTTTTCCATCCCAATTATAGTGGTTTTGGGGGAAGTATTGCTACAACCCACCAGTACATGATCTATATCGTGGTGAGTAACTTTTCCACTCCTGCAGGAGCCGACATAGCGGGAAAGACGATAGAGGTGTATGTAAATAACGAAAAATACCAGGATACCACCTGGGCAAATAATGCGACCACGGGACCGGCAAAGGCATATGCAGGCAATGTAACAGCCTTTTCAGGCTTTATGGCAGACAACAACACCCTCTCCTTTTCCACAGCCAACGATCCCGTTGGTGTCGCTGCGATTCGACCCAACTTTACCTATGAGGGAGAGTCCAAGACATGGTTTGTCGATGTAGCCGCCAAAGATGCAAGCGAATCCGCAGACAACAATGCTGATATTGTGCAAGTGGAGATTTATCTTCCACCGGGCTTCGAGGCTCAACCAGGCAGCTTCTCAAGCGAAAGGCTGACCAATACCTCGAGTATTGCGTATGATACGGCGCTGCGTCGTATCTCCGTGTATTATACCAACGAGAACAAATACCTCATTGCAGGTTCCGGGATTGATACCATCCGTTTTAACAATATTTCTACCACCAATCTTGATACCATCCCTCCTGCAGGAACCAACCAGATCTCCAACTCGATTCTCGTGGTAAGCTATGCCGCCCTTCCGGGGACAAAGCCCGTTACCAATGTAACGAGTCTCTCTTACCCCCTGCAGAGTTTTCTCATCCGTAAAAAACCCCCGAAAATGCAGGGAGCGATGCTTCCCACCGAGGTAAGTAACACCCTGGTAAGTAACCAGTATGCCTATCTCATCCAGAACAAAGCAGAAAACACAGGAAACAATATCCGTCGTCTTTTGGTTCGTCTTGACAGAATATTTACGAATGTGGTGGGAGTGGTAGCAGATAGACCGGCAGTGATTACCTTTTCCTACAATATTACAAACAACAATATTACCAATACGGAGGGATATTGGTGGATTCTCGTGGACTATGCAGCCGCTTCTACCAACGTTGTCAAGGGGGAGAGTGCGACAGTGACGTTTTGGGCGTATGATACAGCTCCCTCGTTGGCAAATGATCTCTACGCTACCAATATAAGCTATGCCGACAACTTCAATGGCGATGGTTGGGTAGCGGCTACCGAGGAACCTACCACAGGATGGGTTACCAAATTCTATACTCCACCGGCAAATGTGCGTTCGTATATTGTAGAGCCCCTCAACGAAGATGGCATCCTGGATGCGAGTTATAACCACCATCGATATACAGACAGAGAAGATAGCTTCCTTGTCCGCCTGCGTATCAAAAACTGGGGAGAACCAGAGAATAGTATCTACAAGGTTCGCGTGACCCTCCCTGATGGGATAACCAACATTGATAGCGTTTCTTCATTACGGATAGGACCTTCGCAGATGAGGACCTATACAACCAATGGTGGTCAGAACGTGGTCGCTGAATTCTTCTACACCAATAGCCCCATTCCCCCCACCGAAGTGGATGACCTGCTTCTCTGGATTCGGGATGATATTCATGCTCCCGTGACGAAGACCATCCAGGTTGAGGCAGCCAATACCACCAACTATGCCCTCGGTGGGCTTGAGGGGGCAGACAATCTCGATCTTCGCTTTATTTATCCGAAGCCAGCAGCTGAAGGGTATGTCATTGTTCCTGATGGTTTCATTGATGCGGCAACCAACGAGGCCACTATTTATTACGCTATCTCCAATACAGGCCTCCACGAGAATCAGATCAAAGAGCTCTATCTCTGGATTAATACCAACTATATCACCAATGTGCAGTTCCTCTCTTCCTCTCTGGGAGGCACCTACACAGGATTTGTTCCGGATACCCCACCGTATTATCGTTTCCAGGTACAGTACTACACCACCTTTTACGGGGCATCCAACGAACTCCTTACCTTCAAAGTGTTTGATAACGTGGAAAACCGTGCTGAATTTCCGATTTATTTCTCTGTTTCCAATCTCCGAATGTGGAGTAACCAGCTTCCTGCACCCCCCACTCAAACGCAGAACGTCAAAATGATTCCACCCCCTGTTTTCTATGCTTACGGGATAGAGCGTACCGTTGCCTTTAAGGCTGTAAGTCTAGGGGAAACCAATACACTGACCGTGAGACTCCGTGTTACCAACCTCGGATGGGGGAGCAATAAGCTTCACAAACTGCGTCTCTGGATTCCGTTTGGGCTCACCAATCAACTGCAACAGGTCAGTAACGCCCTTCTCGAGCGTACCAATGAGCCCGCAGGACCGGTGAAACTCGTGGCTTCTAACCTTATTGAGATCAGTTACATTGATGGTGGTCAGGAACTTCTGGCAGGAAATGCCGATGACACCTATCTTACCTTTGGCGTGTTTACCAATCAGTCGATAACAGGACACTTTGTCTTGGCGGTAGCAAACAACTCCCTGGATGAGGGAGGTCAGTATCAGTGGACCAATTACTGGACAAATGTGGCTGTTTTAAGTGCTACCAATATCTTTACGCTGGTGGATCCTGCGAGATTCTATATCCAGCCAACCGTCATTGCCACGCCGGCAACCTCAACGATTCTTTCCAATCGTATTGAGAATGGGGTGGAGGCTTTCGGACGAAAAATCCGTCGTGTTGAACTCACCTATGATGATAATTTCATTACAAACGTTGAGGTGCTGAATGCAGGTTCAGGAGGTTTGGCAACAGTGATTGGTGGTACCAATGTTCGCGTGGATTATACCCCTGCTCTGGATCCCAATGCAGGACGGTGGATCGTTGTACGAGTCTACGATAGGTGGCTCGAGGGCGATACCAATATGCTGGTGACAGCAAAGGTATGGTACGAGGCTGATCCACTTGGGGGAGGAGAACCTGCCCTCATCAAGGAAGGCTACACCAACCTTGTGGATTTTAAGAACCCAGCAGCATCTGCGCAGGGGTACGTAACTCCATCGATAGTGTGGCAGGATTTTTTGGCAACAAACTACACCCTTTTTATCACCAATACCGGGGATACAGGGAACGATATCAAGTGGGTCAGGATTGTGCCTCCTTCCTTTATTACAGGGATGTCTGCGGGAGTTTCTACAAAAGGGGCGGTAGTGTTCGTCTATCCTTCGGTGATAGATGTCTATTATACGAATGTAAGCTTTGCCCCGGGCGAGGTGGATACTATTTCCTGGCAGGCTTCTGACAATATTAGTAACACAGAGGTTTCGGAAGTGTGGGACCTCTATGTCAACAATACTTTGCAGGATACCCTCTTCCAGAGTGTTGGAGTTTTGCCAGGATATAGCCAGATTCTTACTATTCGACGTCCTGCGTATCAGGTAAACTACTATGTAGAGTTTACCAATAGCATCAATACCTCTCAGCGCAACCGGATGTATGCCACAGAGGAAACAAACAGTGTTAAGATCTTTATCAACAATACTGGTTCCACCGGGAATGATATCGTTGCTGTACGGATTCCCATTCCATCGATTTATGATCCTACGACAGCACCGGACAACCTTTTTATTACCAACGATATGACGGTAACAAGTCTCAAGGGAACGGTTGCCCTCTCCAACGATAGCGTATGGGTGAACTACAGTAGCAATCCGATTCTCCCGATGGATGGGGATGAGGTGCTGATTACCCTGCGAGACAGAATAGATCACTATGAGACCAATCTCACCTGGACACTCCAGGCAAACCTCAATACGACAGCAGACCAGTACAAAGATGCTTCTGTCCAGGTAGGTCAGTCAGCAACAGCTTTCTATGTGATGCCTTCGCCTCAGGCGATGGCGACCCTTTTGCCATCAGAGATCTATCTTGAACGTCGAAGCTTCTGGCTTAGCCTTGTGGTGAGCAATACAGGACGGGGAACAAGCGATATCGATCAGGTTCAGATTACCCTTCCATCAGTGTTGCAGAGCGACTTTGATATCACAAAAGTTTCCAATACGGTAGCCTCCTCTACCAACTATAGTAGTGGAGTACTCACACTTTCCTATAGTCCGCCGATTGTACCTGGAGCTAAAGATACCATCTACCTCCTGGTAACCAATACAGCCTCCTCGGTCAACGACGATGTGACACTCACGGTAACCGTACGCAACTTTGTGAAAACAGGACCGGCCTCGGGAAACACCGTACTCTCCCTTTCAACGCTTCCTACCTATTATGTGTACGTCAACCAATCCGAGGCAAATCGCACGGTAGATACCACCACGATGACGAACATCTTCTCGATCAATATTGACAACTCGGTGAATACGTCTCTCCGTGTCGGAAGGATCCGTGTTGCCTTCCCGACGAATTGGTTTACCAATGGAGATGCCTACGGGAGTGAGCGCTACATTACCAACACGGCTCACATCACAGGGCATCCAACCAACATCATCGCAGAATACGCCCTTGACGGACGGAAGATCGTAAGTGGCGATTACGATGTACTGAATTTCAGACTCTGGGATAATCTCAGGATTGGGAGCTTTACAAACTATGTAGAGGTATATGTTGACGATGGACTCGCGATAGAAGAGAGCGAACGCTGGATCAAGCTTCCTGTGGCAGGTGGCAAGACCAACCAGTTCATCTTTGAGATGCCGCCGACAGAGACGGCTCAGTCCATGACTACGACAACCATCTACGTAGATACCGAAGTAACCAATACCACGATACGACTCACCAACCGGGCAACAACCGACAATCCTGTCTCCATGGCCCGGATTGTCCTGCCGATGGGGATTACCAACATTGACAGTCTCTTTAGCACCAAAGGAACTGCAACCTATGAGGCAACCACGCATCGTATTGTGGTGGATTATCGTCCAGCTTTCCTGGAAACCAACCAGATGGATGAGATAACCTTCACTTTCTCCAATCTCTACCGTGTTCCCACCAATGTAGGCTTCTATGTCGATACAGCAAACCTTACCAACGAGAGTGAGATGCTCTTCACGGTAGCACCTGGAATAAATGGCTCAGTTTCCCTCCTCAAGATTAACTATCCCCTTGTTGCAGTCGAGGGAGGCTTCTACGGTGACAATCGCATCTATCTCATTGATACCAATGCCACCCTTATCTACAGGGTATTGAACCGAACCTTTGAGAGTGTGGTGACGCAGGTGGTTATCACGTTTGAGAAGGATATCACGAACTACTTCTCAGAGATAAGCCTGGCCAATACGATAGCCACAGTGACGCGTCCGGATACCAATACCAACCAGTTTATCCTGAGTTATACAACAGCAGATGGAATCAGGCAGGGATACTACGAGGATCTGGTGTTTACGCTTCGTTACAACCTCTCCAACACGGATGTAATCCCCATCACGACCCGTGTCTGGCTTGAAAAGACAGGACCCAACGGAACCAACGTCAACGCCCTCAAGGTGCTTGCCTCAAGCGCTGAGGTGAACCTCCTCTTCATCACCAATGCGAACTGGGGTGTGGTACGGGGAAGTGTCTTCCCAACCAACAGAACCGTCAATGTCAAGATCTATGCGCCTGAGAGCTCGACTCCATCGTTGGATATTAATGGACAGGTGCTCTCCACCTCCAGTCGTGTGCCAGAGGGAACCTATGTGATCCGCAAGATCCCGGGCGGTACGTATGATATTGAGTTCTCTGCGCCCTACTACCGCAGTCAGCGCTACAGGACAAACATCCAGCCCAATGTGATCACCGAGATTCCTCAGATCCCGATGCGCAATGCTCCACTGTTGGGTGGTGAGGATGAAGCGCAGGTGGTAGAATGTTACGAAGAGACCAATAGCTTTATTGTCTTCCCTGGCGGTTCAGTGGGTAAGGAATTCTCGGTAGATATCACACGGGTACCCCTGACAGCCGAGCAAAAGCGTAACCTTACGGAGAACAAGGCGGTAAAAGCCCCATCTACGACTGAGAACATGTATGGGTACCGTTTTGCCCTCAACACGAGAGACGATAAGCCCATGGATGGAGCTATTGTAAAGCGTGATGCTATTCTGTATCTTGCCTACGATCCAGTGGATATAGCTTCTCGCGGCTGGAGTGAACAGGATCTTGCGATCTACTACTGGGATGACAATGGTCTCAATCCTCGTTGGGTGAGGATCGGAGGCGAGGTAGATACGACGGCGAAGCGAGTGGTAGCTCGTGTAAGCTATGTGCATAGCATTTACGGTGTCTTTAGCCGTGCTGGTGAAGAGAGGCCCGGTATAATCACGGCTGTGACGCTTCGACCAAAGGTATTTACCCCCAGCAGGTCGGGGGACGGCTACTACGGCTCGATACGGGTAACGATAGAGTTTCGAGAGGCGGTAAAGCGCTACGAGGTCAAGATCTTTGATCTCAAGGGCAACCTCATCCGGCGGTTTATCCGTGAGGATGGTCCGTATACGCAGGGAGAGATAGCCTGGGATGGCAAAGACACGGAAGGCTACGATGTGAAAAATGGTGTGTACGTGTACAAGATATATGCCGGCGGTGAGACCTACAGTGGTACGCTGGTGATTGCACGGTAG